The DNA window GTGGAACAATCATTCCTAGGCTCAAACGGTAAAACCAAAAAAAGCAACTAAAATTTTTTTCCCCAATTTTTTTTTTTGACATGAATTCCATATTATGTAAATTCTGATTTTAAAAATTTTAAAATAATTTCCATAAAATATTAATTATGATATACAGCATTCTGGTTTGAAATACTTCAAAATTAAACAAGCTATAATCTGTACCGTTATATTTATTCCAGGCTTTTAATTCAATATCATTTAAATATTTTAATATTAAAAGGGAATTATTCTGTTTTCTGAAGGATTTGGATTCGAAAAATTTAGTATACTAATAAATTTAAATGAACCCAACATAGTTCAGGATTTCAATTGTTTTATCCCCTAATATTTCCTTGGAACTGGTGTAACAAACATCCAAAACATTTTCTAGTTCTTCATCACCATCCCAGTGTTCATCTAATAATTCTATTCCAATTTCTTCTTTAACTTCGTTTAAAACATATGAACACAGGAATATGTCATCTATGTATCCATGGGGGCCGTATATTTGTTCGGGGATTATGTCAAATGGTACTACGAAGTAACCCAGTGTGGCGCATATTCTGAGTCGGTACTTGGATTTTAATGATTGGTCGTTCAATAAATCTGATAGTAATTTGTAGAGATCCGGACCGTAGTCCACAAATCTCTCATAATCTCCCCTGTAGTTATCCAGGTTTTCTCGCAGTACATCGTAAAAGTCTTTGAATTGATTTTCCATATTAATTATCCCCTTTAACAGCAGAATTTAAATCCGCAGTGTGTGCAGAAGTTGCTTTCTTTAGGTGTGAATTCATGTTCATTTATTTTGTCGCATAATTTTTCCAAATTCTTATCAAGTTCATCAATATCTTCAGGTTTGGAATCGAAGAAAGTCTTTTGTTTGTCTTTAAATGTGTATGCACAGAGTTTATCAAATTTGTATTTATCCTTCAATGCATACTCATACATTTTTAGTTGGAATTCAACACTTGTTTTTTCTATTCCCATCTGTTCCCTTGCCTTGAAATCTAACAGTTCTATTTCACCCTGATTATTTTCAAGTATCAAATCTGTACGTCCATTTATCTCCATATTCTTTTTGACGATGGAAAATGGTTCTTCTGCTGAAATTATTTTTCTGCTGTGATCCTTCACTTCGTGGACGTAGTCCAATAAATTTCTTTCCACCATCATCCTCTGATTTTCATCCTTCTTCTTGTTAGTGTGAAGAGTTATCCAACATGTTTGGACTATTTCTTTAATTCGGGATCCATCGATATTTTCATCGTTTTTAAGGCCTATATGAATTTTTTCAAGACAGTTGTGGATTATAATACCATAATTTTGCATGTAAGAGGGAGGAGTTTGAAATCCGTATTCATAAAGCATTTTATACATGAATGGACACCTGTTGTAGGTGTCTATTGAGGAATAACTTAGGGATATTGGTTTTTCCTTTGACAAATCTCGATCTTTGCACATTTCCATGAATTTGCAGCTGTTAGTTACCTCTTCAATCTTCTCTATCTCCTTCACGTAGGGAGAGTAACCAACTTTGTTAACCTTTATCTTGTCTGCAGTTGAAACCACCAGCACATCCTGGGCCCTTGTCATGGCAACGTAAAACAATCTGCGTTCCTCCATATCAAATTCATCGGGCAAAATTGTGTCTTCTGTTAACAGGGTTAAATCCTTTTTTTTAAATTTTAAAAGGAGTTCTTGGGGTATGGGTACTAAATTTTTTTCTTTTTTCTTCCTTCCAGGAAATCTGTTCTTAATAACAGAACATATGAAAACAACTGGAAATTCCAGGCCTTTGGAC is part of the Methanobacterium lacus genome and encodes:
- a CDS encoding YkvA family protein, translating into MENQFKDFYDVLRENLDNYRGDYERFVDYGPDLYKLLSDLLNDQSLKSKYRLRICATLGYFVVPFDIIPEQIYGPHGYIDDIFLCSYVLNEVKEEIGIELLDEHWDGDEELENVLDVCYTSSKEILGDKTIEILNYVGFI